One window from the genome of Faecalibacterium sp. HTF-F encodes:
- the tsaE gene encoding tRNA (adenosine(37)-N6)-threonylcarbamoyltransferase complex ATPase subunit type 1 TsaE, which produces MSEYITHSRAETVALGARMAGALAPGSLVAFTGGLGAGKTAFTEGLAQGLGCTDPVSSPTFAIVNYYRGPRPLAHFDLYRISTENDLCAAGFYDYLDQGAVVAAEWSENFADLLALEDPIRVDIQRVDENTRRITIEGVTL; this is translated from the coding sequence ATGTCTGAATATATCACCCACTCCCGTGCCGAGACCGTGGCGCTGGGCGCACGCATGGCCGGCGCTCTGGCACCGGGCTCTCTGGTGGCCTTTACCGGCGGGCTTGGCGCGGGCAAGACCGCTTTCACCGAGGGCCTTGCGCAGGGGCTTGGCTGCACCGACCCGGTGTCCAGCCCTACTTTTGCCATCGTGAACTATTACCGCGGCCCGAGACCGCTGGCACATTTTGACCTGTACCGCATTTCCACCGAGAATGATCTGTGTGCGGCAGGCTTTTACGATTATCTGGATCAGGGGGCCGTTGTGGCGGCAGAGTGGAGCGAGAATTTCGCCGACCTGCTGGCGCTGGAAGACCCCATCCGGGTGGACATCCAGCGCGTGGACGAGAACACCCGCAGGATCACCATTGAGGGGGTAACGCTATGA